The Eubacterium maltosivorans genome includes the window GTCAATGCTCTTAACCTTCAGGTCTGCCAGATCTCCCGAACAGCATTCCAGCGTACGTACAGGAATGTCCAGCGAACGGAAGAAATCAACTGTATTGGTATACAGTCTCTCAAACCACATCATGCTGTCTTCAGGCTCGCACACCACGATCATTTCCTGTTTTTCAAACTGGTGGATACGGTAAACGCCGCGCTCTTCGATCCCATGTGAGCCAACTTCCTTTCTAAAGCATGGTGAATAGCTCGTAAGGGTCTGCGGCAGCTGGTTTTCATCTAAAATGGTATCGATGAATTTACCGATCATGGAGTGCTCGCTGGTGCCGATCAAATAGAGATCCTCACCCTCGATTTTATACATCATATTCTCCATTTCAGAGAAGCTCATAACTCCAGTGACCACATCGCTGCGGATCATGAACGGCGGGATGTAGTAGGTAAATCCACGGTCGATCATAAAGTCACGGGCATAGGATAAAATACCCGAGTGCAGTCTTGCAATGTCGCCGCTCAGATAATAAAAGCCATTGCCGCTGGTCTTGCGGGCGCTGTCAAGATCTACACCGTTGAATTTTTCCATAATGTCAATATGGTAGGGCACTTCGTATTCCGGTACCACAGGTTCCCCAAAACGCTCGACCTCTACATTTTCGCTGTCATCACGTCCAATTGGCACAGAGGGATCAATGATATTTGGGATCACCAGCATTCTTTCCCGGATTTCTCCTTCAAGCTTTGCCTCCAAAGCTTCCAGATCCTCCAGCTGCTTATTGATTCCCACAACCTGTGCCTTTGCCTTTTCAGCTTCATCCTTCTGTCCCTTGGACATAAAGCCGCCGATTTGCTTGCTGATGGTGTTACGCTGTGCTCTCAAGGTATCTCCCTCAGTTTTGGAGTCACGGTACTTTCTGTCCATTTCGACAACTTCATCCACTAAAACCAGTTTTTCATCCTGAAACTTTTTTCGGATGTTTTCCTTCACAAGCTCTGGATCGGTACGCAGTAATTTAATATCTAACATATTTCCTCCTTGAATCTATCAGGTGCCTCTTCGCTGCCTAAAGGCAATCGAAAATCCCCTTTGCTCATTATTATTTTACAGATATCACCAATTATAACAAATCTAAAACAAAATAGCCATTCTCTCATGGCCGAAATACTACTAAATCAAAATTTTTTTGTTTCTCCAACAAAAAAACACAAAGCTTTGTACATATAATGCTTTGTGCTTTTTATCCGATTCTTTTATTTCTATTCGCCTTTGACCCGGGTCAGCATCGACTGAAAGGGCAGGCTGGTACAGTCTTCATTATAAAATTGGTACCCATCCTTTCCTGAACGTTTCAGGTGATAAAGGGCTTGGTCTGCTTTGCAGAAAAGGACGCCATAGCAATCTCCGTCCTCCGGATACCGCGCCACTCCGATACTTCCGGTAATCGGTCGCTCGGCTGTATAACGCCTGAAATTCTCACAGATACCAGTGATTTTCTGTTCCAGACGCTCCTCGGAAGGATAATTTCTAAAAAATATCATGAACTCATCCCCGCCAATCCGGCCTACCGCATCCCCTGGCAGAGCGCAGCTTTTTAAATTTTCAGCCATCTGCTTCAGTACTTCATCGCCGTACAGGTGTCCGAAGCTGTCATTGATGGTCTTAAAATTGTCGACATCGATAAAGCAGAGGGCCCCGCACCGGGTTTCTGGATTGTTTAACAGCTCCCCAACCCTGTCCTCCATGGCCTTTCGGTTAAAAATCCCTGTCAGAGCATCATTTTCCGCCTCGTTTTTCAGCTTTATATATTCCTCCTTACGGCTTCCCAGCTCAATAATGTTCTTTACTCGTCTTTTTATTACAACAGGATCAAAGGGTTTTGTCAAAATGTCCAGCGCGCCGAGCGCATAGCCCCTGCGCGCTGCTGTTCCAGGCTCCTCTGCGGTTATGAGCACCACAGGCAGCGCCTCTGTCAGGGCTTCGTCCTGCATATGCTTAAGAACTTCAAAGCCATCCATCACCGGCATCATCACATCCAGCAACACTGCTGCCAGCACATCCCGGTTTTCACGCATACAGCACATGGCCTCATATCCATTTTCAGCTTCCAAAATCTCGAAGGTGTCCTGAAACATCATTCCCAAAGTTTCCCTGTTTTGTTTTATATCATCAACAATTAATATACTCCGACGCATACTGTCCACCCCCTTACCTGCTCTCCACCCCGGAGAGCCTTTCTAAAAAATACCACCCGGCCGAATCAGTAGCTGACCAGGTGGCGAAAACTCAGGAAACATCATAAAAAAAGCCGTGCAGGGGCACGACACCCATACACAGCCAAAAGTCATCAAAGCGAAAAAATGCTTACACAAATAAGCCTACCAAAAAATATAGGTCTTCTCTTGTTTTTGGAAGAAAAATAGCCTATAATAATCAGTATGCGGTACGGCCCCCACGGGACGTTGTGTATGGTGGTAGTGTCACCCTGCGCAAGCCGGACAGTGCTCCCAACACTTTCCGGATGCCGCATTTGTTTATTTAGTTTTCCTTATGCATTATTATACGTCTTTATTCCTTTTTAAGCAATCATTTTATATTATTTTTCTTCCAATTTCTACGGTTTGCTGCAATAAAAAAGGGCAGTACGTCTCTTTTCAAAACGTCTGCCACAGGCTTTTTTACTTAAAATATGCTCTTATTGCTTCCACTACGCCGTTTTCATCGTTGGATTTTGCCGTATAGCTGCAGATTTCCTTAAGCTGAGGGTGGGCATTTTCCATGGCATAGCTGTATCTTCCGGTTTTCATCATCTCATAATCATTAAGGTAATCTCCAAAGAGCATGGTTTCCTCATAGCTAATCCCATATTTTTCCTGAATCTTGTTGATGGCTGTTCCTTTATTACAGCCAGGGTTAGAAATATCCACCCAGTGCTCGCCCGAAACAGCGATCTCCATCTGTCCGCCAAATGCCTCCAAAAGAGGAGCATGACTATTTGTTTCTGCATTCACATAGTCATAAACAGCAATTTTACAGATGTCATCCTCCGCTGTCAGAATATCCTCCATTATGTCATAATGGTGGTAGTACATCTCTGCATTTTTCAGGAGCTCCGGCTCATCGCTTTCAGCGTAAGCACTCTTCAACCCACATATTACAGGACTGGCGCCCGGTATCTGACGTATCGCTTTAACGATTTCCCGAACCCTTTCTTTAGCAATGACGCTGGCAAAGATATTCATATCATTCTCAAAAACCACCGAGCCATTCTCAGCGATAAAGATCATCTTGTCTTTTACCGGCTCAAAAATATGCTCCAGATTATAATACTGTCTGCCGCTGGCTGCCACAAAGCGGACGCCCTGTTCTGCGAGCGACTCGATCAGTGGGAAAAGCTCTGGCGAAAGCTCTTTATTGCTGTCTAAAAGCGTACCGTCCATATCTGCCGAAATCAATTTAACCATTTTTAGCAAACCTTTCAAATTCAGTATTTCTTTTTTGTTTTTTATCTTATAATACATAATAATAACACTAAAAAAGCGGTCTGACCAGATGGTATGCTATTGTTTACCATTTCAGCTTTTGTCGATAACCTTTGCGATTAAGGAATGATAAGGATTATGAATAAGAAAAGGACGTCTTCCAATATAATACTGATTGCTATCGTGGTCGTACTCATTTTACTATCTGTTGCCAGCTTCATCCTGTATCAAAACAACATCCGAAATATCTTAAAAAGCTGACATGAAAAAATCCACTGACCAGGGCATTATTCTGACTAACAGCCT containing:
- the serS gene encoding serine--tRNA ligase; the protein is MLDIKLLRTDPELVKENIRKKFQDEKLVLVDEVVEMDRKYRDSKTEGDTLRAQRNTISKQIGGFMSKGQKDEAEKAKAQVVGINKQLEDLEALEAKLEGEIRERMLVIPNIIDPSVPIGRDDSENVEVERFGEPVVPEYEVPYHIDIMEKFNGVDLDSARKTSGNGFYYLSGDIARLHSGILSYARDFMIDRGFTYYIPPFMIRSDVVTGVMSFSEMENMMYKIEGEDLYLIGTSEHSMIGKFIDTILDENQLPQTLTSYSPCFRKEVGSHGIEERGVYRIHQFEKQEMIVVCEPEDSMMWFERLYTNTVDFFRSLDIPVRTLECCSGDLADLKVKSIDVEAWSPRQQKYFEVGSCSNLGDAQARRLGIRVRSKEKGKYFAHTLNNTVVAPPRMLIAFLENNINEDGTINIPEPLRMYMGGKEKIQ
- a CDS encoding HAD family hydrolase is translated as MVKLISADMDGTLLDSNKELSPELFPLIESLAEQGVRFVAASGRQYYNLEHIFEPVKDKMIFIAENGSVVFENDMNIFASVIAKERVREIVKAIRQIPGASPVICGLKSAYAESDEPELLKNAEMYYHHYDIMEDILTAEDDICKIAVYDYVNAETNSHAPLLEAFGGQMEIAVSGEHWVDISNPGCNKGTAINKIQEKYGISYEETMLFGDYLNDYEMMKTGRYSYAMENAHPQLKEICSYTAKSNDENGVVEAIRAYFK
- a CDS encoding GGDEF domain-containing response regulator; its protein translation is MRRSILIVDDIKQNRETLGMMFQDTFEILEAENGYEAMCCMRENRDVLAAVLLDVMMPVMDGFEVLKHMQDEALTEALPVVLITAEEPGTAARRGYALGALDILTKPFDPVVIKRRVKNIIELGSRKEEYIKLKNEAENDALTGIFNRKAMEDRVGELLNNPETRCGALCFIDVDNFKTINDSFGHLYGDEVLKQMAENLKSCALPGDAVGRIGGDEFMIFFRNYPSEERLEQKITGICENFRRYTAERPITGSIGVARYPEDGDCYGVLFCKADQALYHLKRSGKDGYQFYNEDCTSLPFQSMLTRVKGE